AGAAGCATGCCGCTCTGAGCGAATTCCAGCAATACCGGGAACGCTACGTACAAAATTATATTTCGTTGCTGCAGTCCAGGTCCGGACTGTTCAGTTCCATGATTGCCGGACCTTCTAATTTCCCGGCGCGCCGCCAGAATAAAAAAAGCGACGCCTACCAAAACCGGATGAACCAATTTCTAGCATGGGATCAACGAGCCGTACACGCCATGCGCGAGGAAGTCAGCCCGACGCCGCCGAGCTTTATTTCAGCAGACCGCGCCGACGCGACAGACGCGTTACAGCAGAAGATTGATGCCGCGAAGGCTGTTCAAGAACGCATGAAGTCCGCCAATGCCATCATCCGCAACAAGAAACTCAGCGATGACGAAAAGGTGGCAAAATTAGCAGAGCTGAAGATATCCGAGGCGCCCGCCCGCCAATTACTCAAACCCGACTACGCCGGCCGGATTGGATTTGCAGATTATCAGTTATCAAACAACCAGGCCAATATCCGCCGGATGCAGGCCCGTATTCCCAGCATTATTGCCAACCGGGAAGCAACGCCAATATCCAGAGAATTCGAGGGCGGAAAAATCGAGGAAAATAAAAACCTCAACCGGATCCAGATTTTCTTCGACTCCAAGCCGCCTGCGGATATCAGAGACCAGTTAAAGTCAAACGGGTTTAAATGGGCGCCAAGCCAGGGGGCATGGCAGCGCCAGCGCACTGAGGCCGCCCGCCAAGCAGTAGATCGTTTATTCCCAGATCAAGTCAATACTCCCACTTCTGAAACTGCCAGCGAAAGCAAACAGGCTGAGCAGTCGGGTCAGTCCAAGTTTCTGAAATCTGCCGCCCATGCCATGGGGTACAAAAGTCTCGAATCGATGCCCAAGCCCGACTTGGATGTGCTTACCGAGGAATGGCGCGAGAAAAACAATTTACCACCAGAAGGCGCAGACTCCGGCTTGGCCATGGGGGCCACTTCCACGCTCGATCCCCCGGCTCAAACTGAGATGGACCTGGGTGAACTGCGTCGGCGATTTGAAATGGAGCGCCATTCCAACGATCCAGGACAGAAGGACAAGGCATACCGTGAACAAAAAGCCGAAGGTACCAACCCGGCACAACTCTTTCACGAAAACCAGAATCTGGCCGATTACATGGCCAGCCGGTTTACGAACATCCCTGGCACAGATCAAAACGACCGGCGGCAGATTTCGTTGCTGGCGTTACAGAAAGCAGCACAGACTTGGGACCCAAACCAAGACGTGCCGTTCCAGGGGTATGCACGCCAGTTAATGCGGCGGGACCTGATTGGCGAATACCGAAAATCCCGGCGGGATATGCGCGGAGGCGGCGTCGAACCACTGAGTTTAAATGCCAAAATTGATCCTGAAGCGAAGACTCCTCTGCAAGACCAGACGGCGATTCAGCAGCCAACCCCAACTGAAAAAGCAATTTCCAGAGAAACAAAAAGCATTCTCGTCTCTGAAATAGACAAACTGCCCGAACAGGCACGCACTACTGCGAAAATGCTGCTGGACGGCGCCACCGGCCAGGAGATAGGTGAGGCGCTGGGGTACAAGGACAGCAGCGCCCGGGAGATGGGCAGCCGATGGATTGAGAAAACGCTGCGCGCCCTCCGATCCCGCATTGCGGAAAAAGGATTGAGCCGCGAGGACGTTCTTTCGATGGGGTCCGGCATTCCAGCAGAAGATTTCCCCGGCGGGGTTGGAATCGATCCTGAGACCGTGAAACTGGACTTTAAAGCCCAAGGCGACACGAAGGAAGAAGCGAGGGACAATTTTGACCGGGAAGACGTTACTTCATGGCCCGTGCGCGACACAAGTCACCTGGAAGATTACAAGTACGCTGTCGATAACTTCGATAAAAACGACCCTGATACCTGGAACGAGTTCATCCCGAACGATGTCGATAAGATTGCAAACATCAACACCGCTCTGGACGAACTCGACGGCATTGAATCCGCACTATTGAAGAGCGATAAATCCGGGTTGGAGGATGGTATCACGCCCGCTGCCAAAGCTGCTTTCGATGGCCTGAAAAAACAGCTTGAGACCGACAAGCAAGCCTACCTTTTCAAAGCCCAGCACATTGATCAGGCAACCCGCGATATATTGGACGCCGTCCGTAAAAAAGCAGAAGACTATCTCGGTGTGCCTGACCAAAAACCTAAGGATGGCCAGGGATCATTATTTATGTCGGCAGTTGACGCCGGAAGCAGAAACGCGTATCGTCCAGATCGTGAAACCGATGACCCAACCCTGCGCTCAAATGCCCGGAATGGCCAGCCAGAAGCCGTCTCCGAAATTATCCGTCGCACAGATGGAAGCGCAGATGGCCAAAGTAACGAATTTGCCTCCATTTTCCGCAGACAGAGTGAAATTCTCTCGTCCAGTGTTGGACCTTCGCTCCAAAAAGTCTTAAATCCCGACCTGCTTTCCAAGCCCGCCCAGTCCCGCGGCATGGAGCATGAGGCATGTTATAGGGGTCAGCCCATGGGCTGACCCCATTCACAGCCAACATAAGGCGTCGCGCCCCGCGCGGGCGCGTGGATTACAAGTCCAGAAGCAGTACAAATACCCGTTGACCAAATCCAAAGCGGGGCGTATGGAGAAATAAATGAAAGAGCAAAAATCAATCCCGCCGGCAAAACAAGATCGGCAGTCATGGGCCAAGGAAGCCTTCCCTGGCCACAAGATAGACCCGGTGTCCTTCGCCCAGACGCGAATGGAAATGGAAGCCAAGGAGATCGCGGAGGCACCAAGGGACAAGAACGGCAACGTGGTTCCTCAGATATGGCCCACAGATTAGAAGGTTCCCAGCTTGGAATGTCCTCCGCCACCACGGAGGATCAGATTTTCAAAAATTCATCAGGGCTTGATAAGTCAACCCAAATGATCCGCGCGGCGCGGCTCGCACAAAGCGTTGCCCTCCTTTCACCCACAGGCGCCTCGGGGGAGGGAATCGATTCCAGACCATGGATTTGGCGGGGTGATTTGAATGGAATATCCAAAGCTTATGCGTTAGGATTTATACATGGAAGTATTGATGTTTCTCTTTCTTCTGTTCTTTGCGCCAGTGCTGGGCATGGTGATGGTCATTGCAACAGGATGGCCCATTA
Above is a genomic segment from Candidatus Methylacidiphilales bacterium containing:
- a CDS encoding sigma-70 family RNA polymerase sigma factor → PETVTAPGAKPDDIPIQTAISAHNGTSWTPERRGRMEQREYVRHMNRVWDGLQKLAETDAEKHAALSEFQQYRERYVQNYISLLQSRSGLFSSMIAGPSNFPARRQNKKSDAYQNRMNQFLAWDQRAVHAMREEVSPTPPSFISADRADATDALQQKIDAAKAVQERMKSANAIIRNKKLSDDEKVAKLAELKISEAPARQLLKPDYAGRIGFADYQLSNNQANIRRMQARIPSIIANREATPISREFEGGKIEENKNLNRIQIFFDSKPPADIRDQLKSNGFKWAPSQGAWQRQRTEAARQAVDRLFPDQVNTPTSETASESKQAEQSGQSKFLKSAAHAMGYKSLESMPKPDLDVLTEEWREKNNLPPEGADSGLAMGATSTLDPPAQTEMDLGELRRRFEMERHSNDPGQKDKAYREQKAEGTNPAQLFHENQNLADYMASRFTNIPGTDQNDRRQISLLALQKAAQTWDPNQDVPFQGYARQLMRRDLIGEYRKSRRDMRGGGVEPLSLNAKIDPEAKTPLQDQTAIQQPTPTEKAISRETKSILVSEIDKLPEQARTTAKMLLDGATGQEIGEALGYKDSSAREMGSRWIEKTLRALRSRIAEKGLSREDVLSMGSGIPAEDFPGGVGIDPETVKLDFKAQGDTKEEARDNFDREDVTSWPVRDTSHLEDYKYAVDNFDKNDPDTWNEFIPNDVDKIANINTALDELDGIESALLKSDKSGLEDGITPAAKAAFDGLKKQLETDKQAYLFKAQHIDQATRDILDAVRKKAEDYLGVPDQKPKDGQGSLFMSAVDAGSRNAYRPDRETDDPTLRSNARNGQPEAVSEIIRRTDGSADGQSNEFASIFRRQSEILSSSVGPSLQKVLNPDLLSKPAQSRGMEHEACYRGQPMG